A segment of the Deltaproteobacteria bacterium genome:
GGCAGTCCCACTCGTCGCGTCCCGCGTGAGATGACCGCGCAGTTCTTTGATGCCCTCGTCGCGCCGTCCCATGCGCACTAGCAACGAGGTGAGCTTTTGATAGTTCTGATCATTGCGCACCAAACTCGCCGCACGCCGGTAAGCGTCGAGCGCCTCGTCCAGCTCACCCAGCATCTCGGCGACCTCGCCGCGATAGTAGTGCGCCACAGAAGAATCCGGCGCGCGTTTGACCACCGCGCGAAAATGCTCGGCCGCTTCTTTGATGGCGTTGCGCTCCAAGGCCTGGCGCCCCCGCTTGAGCAGGTTCTCGGCCTCTTCGTTGAGAACTTGGCAGTAGGTTATTTGCGGCAGGAGCAGGCAGACAAAGTAGGAACAGACAAACGCGGCGCGATATATCAGCTGCATGGGTCTCCCGGAACCTGTTATTTGACAGCCTCCGGCTAGTCGAGATCGATGTCTTTCAATGGTTTTTCAATCGGCTCCTCTTTGGCTTTCTTGAAAAGTTCCTGAAACTTCGCCTCGAGTACTTTGGATTTGTTTCGCTCAGCCTCCACTGCCTGCTTGTACTTTTCTTCGCGCTTGTTGGCTTCCTCTTTGACAAAGGACACTGCGTCCTTGATCTGCGCCACCGGCGACGGCTTGACCGCGGCCTTGTGATCGAGCACAACCGCCAAAGTTGAATCAATGGTCAGCATGGCATCGCAGCACGGGCAAGCGATTTGAATGGTTTTGGTTTCGTTGGACATGTTGGCTCCCTGAGACGTGAGTCGCGAGGCACGAGTAGGAGGCTGAACTGGCGACTCGTGGCTCACGGCTCGTGCCTACTTCATCCTCTTAGTTCTATTTGTTCCCCATCCGGGCCGCCGAAAACGACGCGGCGCCAACCTTGTTCGCGCGCCTCGCGCGCGGCGGTGTCGTGCGGCGCGCGCATCAATTTGACGCCGTCCTTTTGTAATTGCGCAACCGTTTCATCGAAGCTGTCGGTTTCGAGGCAAAAATGGAACCCTTTCATCTCACCGTCGGTGTGATGCGTCAATTCGAGGACCGTGTCGCCCAATTTGAGATAGGCAATCTGCAAGCCGCCGCTGGCGGTCTGTTGAAAGTAATGTTTGAAACCAAAATGCTTTTCGTAGAATTGGACCGAGCGATGGAGATCGGCAACATGCAGGGCGACGTGATCGATGCGCTTGAACATGAC
Coding sequences within it:
- a CDS encoding VOC family protein yields the protein MFKRIDHVALHVADLHRSVQFYEKHFGFKHYFQQTASGGLQIAYLKLGDTVLELTHHTDGEMKGFHFCLETDSFDETVAQLQKDGVKLMRAPHDTAAREAREQGWRRVVFGGPDGEQIELRG